In Sebastes fasciatus isolate fSebFas1 chromosome 24, fSebFas1.pri, whole genome shotgun sequence, the following are encoded in one genomic region:
- the clic5a gene encoding chloride intracellular channel protein 5a isoform X3, protein MILWLKGVVFNVTTVDLKRKPADLHNLAPGTHPPFLTFQGEVLTDVNKVEEYLEEMLAPPKYPKLAAKNRESNIAGNDIFAKFSAYVKNTRPDKHRALEKSLDKSLAKLDEYLTSPLPDEVEVGRHEGDSKRKYLDGDELTLSDCNLLPKLHVAKVVAKKYRNYDIPSEFRGLWRYLGNAYSRDEFTNTCAADVEIELAYKDVAKRLGK, encoded by the exons TGGCTCAAAGGGGTCGTCTTCAATGTCACCACTGTTGACCTCAAGAg GAAACCGGCCGACCTTCACAACCTGGCCCCGGGGACACACCCGCCCTTCCTCACCTTCCAGGGGGAGGTGCTCACCGACGTCAACAAAGTCGAGGAGTATCTGGAGGAGATGCTGGCTCCACCGAA GTATCCCAAACTTGCAGCAAAGAATCGGGAATCAAACATAGCAGGAAATGACATATTTGCCAAGTTCTCCGCTTACGTCAAAAACACAAGACCAGATAAACATCGAG CATTAGAGAAGAGTCTAGACAAGTCTCTGGCCAAGCTGGATGAGTATCTGACGAGTCCACTACCTGACGAGGTTGAGGTGGGACGCCACGAGGGAGATTCCAAACGCAAATACCTGGACGGAGACGAACTGACGTTGTCTGACTGCAACCTTCTGCCCAAACTTCATGTTGCAAAG GTGGTTGCGAAGAAATACCGTAACTACGACATCCCGTCTGAATTCAGAGGGCTGTGGCGTTACCTTGGCAACGCCTACAGCCGAGATGAGTTCACCAACACGTGCGCGGCCGATGTTGAAATCGAGCTAGCCTATAAGGACGTTGCTAAGAGGCTGGGAAAGTGA